TTATCAATATTAAATCAGCTTCTTCGTTTCTATGCTAGCTTTATTCAACATTTAATGTGAATTTCTTTTGTatcaatttttggaaattttaagaatGTCAGTAAGAATGAATTTGGTGCTAAAAAATCTTGTTTCCAGTCCTTGTGTCAAACAACATTATGTCATATTTAGGTAGAGACGATTACTAACCTTACCCATCACCTGGGACAGTGATGAGGATAAATGTCCAACAGCCTCAGTATCCTGGCTATCTTGATATCTGTTGGAATATAgctgtatatctatcttttcctttatttgttaatccaatttttggtttaaTCCAAGGAGAAGATATGTTCATTCTTATCAAAATGTTATGTCTTTTTAAAGTAACTGTTGATCGTTCTAGAGTGTAAATGAATTcagtaaaatataaattcacaataagatcaaaagaaatttaataaataaaaatattaaagttatataaaacataaaaaaaagaattaaaggaaaaaaattagaaaatagatttgggtattgggcgggatcaatctaaacccatcccaaagtgatcccgcccaaattagccccaaaacacatatgggtaaggttagTCCCAAACTCATATGATTCTGTTCCATTTCGAACCCAAGTAAATCCCgtccatcccgcccattttgccacctctagccAGAAGGGGCCCTTAATACAGCTGTAGAAAATGGCTTGCAAATTAATTGATTAGATAAAAAAACAGCCCAAATTCAAGAGCACTTTAGTAATAGAAAGCCGACAAAGACGAAGGGTGGTCATTGTCCGATGACAATGGAAATCAAGAAATAGCCCAcattcaaaatgaattttattacttttttacTTATATCTGTTAATTAAAACACTCTATTAAATATCCTATTATAATATGAACAACTACATGTCACTGAGTTGattgaataatttattttttttttgcatttcaattggttatcaataaattttCAATTGAAATAGAGATGTTACAATTGTTTAAATTATTCAATGAAATTATCAATTTTAGATGAACATAACTATAAatgcattaaaattttattattgaaatatttgatttaatatgaCGGAAAGACAAGAAAAGGTACCGAGAAAGCCTATCTTCACTTCATTTCAATCTCATTGATTTGGTTCTTGTGTATCGAGAAAGCCTTGCTGATTGATTTTCTTGGCCAATACTTTAGCCTTGACACTGGCGGATCCATATATTGGTCCATGGGGGCCACGTGTTCCCACTGatcccaaaaataaataaataaataaatagagtTTAGACAcacactttttttaaaaaaaaaaaaggtttaagggataatttcataaacctccattgagatttctaataatttcactGAACTCTCTTAATATTTTAGAAATTACATTTACCGCTCTTgtccaacaaaaataaatattaaccTTACTATTTTAATAAAACTCCCCTGTTATGTATGTAAATAGAAAGAATGggatttataattttttttcgtttcattttctcttcttgttcctctttttttaaaaaaaatattttacgAGTAAAACTATAGAACTATGAACTATAAGTACTAACTCTAGTCACTATGATTACTAGATGTTGACtagtgatattttttttttgacaattttatATGTGATCCGATATTTTTTTGATCTTTTTTCTTTATATCAAAAGCAACAATAAGTTAAGAAGAAACTGTTTAAAATTACTACTAAACTATGCGGGACGTGGGACAgagagggtttttttttttccatagaCAGAAGaaatacacacacacaattAGATTAGAAACACTCAGGAGTCATCGCCAAATTGGACAGAGAGGGTTGAACTTGTCCAATTTCCCCGCACATATGAGCAAATTGTTTGGATAGTTATGAAACTTTTTGAATAGTAAAGTTTTTGTCACTTTAACGGTTATTAGTActttgagtgtgtttggatggcagattatttgagataattttataaaaaaaatatattagcACTTTTTTTATGtaatgtatgtaagataaaaaataattaaaaaatgtgttgataATGCAAATAAGTCAGTGTGTAtaaataaggtgtaaataaTATGTAATCCAAACAAACACGGTATGTTTTTAGCCATTGAACAAAATTTTGGATAATTCCATCTAATTGCATAGTTGACTTTGTCAGATCCATTATTAATAGTACGTTTCGTAAATTGTACGAATCATTAAATCTAATAGAGTTAACCGTGAAATTAGATAGAATGGcctaatatttatatttataatagttaagtgaataaaaatatatGAATGGTCAAATTTTAACTGTTCAAAAAGTTCAATAGTTGCCCaaataacttttcaattttcacacACGGATGGGACATAAAAAAAGTATGTACACACACATACATGTGTTTGTCTTAGTATTCCAACtggttatttttctttcatttcaatTGTTTGCCGACGCCTTATGTTTTGTTTCCGTTTTCATTAAAAATTCAAGTGTAATTACATTTTCATCTGCTATTCTGTCCAACTTTCACACCCGTCCTTACCAAATTGCAGAGTCCTTTTTATGTTACAAACCGATCCCGGGGGGGGAGGGTTATGGAACAAAGCAGAACTCAAAAACACACAGTAGTGTTAGTTCCATTGCCCCTTCAGGGGCATACGACTCCAATGCTTCAGCTGGGGAGTATTCTTTACTCTAAGGGGTTCTCCATCGTAGTTCCACACTCTGAACTCAGACCTCCCAATCCTCTGAACCATCCTGAATTCATCTTTCACCTCTTGTCGGACGGTTTATCTGGTTATCAGGCCTCTATCGACAATTTAAAGCATCTCGTATTAGCTATGAACAGCAACTGCAGAGCACCTATGCAGGACTACATGGTTCAACTCATGGAAGATCAGAAGCTGCAGGGCTACCCGGTTTCTTGTATAATATATGATTCCTACTTGTGCTTTGTTGATTCGGTTGCTACTCATCTAAAGATTCCAAGCATTGTTTTAAGGCCTAATATGGCTGCTTCCATGCTATCTCGTCGCTACATCTGTCAACTTCAAGCAGAAAATCGTATTCCCTTTCCAGGTAAATTGCAAACTAATGGTTTAATATctcattttttttgaaaaaaaaaaagaaatctttaCATGAAAGATTTCAGTCCTTTAAGCTGTAAGTTAGTCATTCTCTGAACTTCTGGTGGCAAAAAATTGGAATATTGCGATTCACAGAGTCCAGGCTGCTGGACCCTGTACCAGAGCTCCATCCTTTGAGGTTTAAGGATTTACCGTATCCAATTACTAATGAAATACCCGAATGGATTATGAATTTCTTCGCTTCTTCAGTCAATATACGCTCTTCTGTGGCCATCATTTTGAATACAACAGATTGTCTTGAGCATTTAACCTTATCACGGCTTCAGCAACGTTACAAAGTCCCATGCTTCCTGCAGAGGCCCCATCCTGGGCCTGGACACGTGACAGCCCAGGGGCGGTCCGAGCTGGGCTGGCGCCTCGGGCCCAGGGGGAACCAGTCCAGGGTGCGCGGCCATTAGGGCTCCGGGAGGCTCCCGAGGGCTACCCCGCGAAGGGCGGGGAGAGTCCCCCTTCGTGCGGGGATGGGGAGCTATCCAGGGCAAGTCCCGGAgcgtacggaggtcggactcctAAACGGGTATAAATGGTAGTACATACCAACGGTACAAGGTACGCTGACTATTGGTAGATTACTCTGACAATACATTATTCTAAAACACTCCGTCCACCGGCAAagaactaacttgaccgtcggagtgccccCGGGGACGACCCTCGGGCCCCCCTACCAGTTCACCTTcgtttgttttgcaggtttggAACTAGCTCTTCCATCAGCACCccgagctcatcaggtcagctcggtcaggggaagttccgtgcttcttcagttggcgccgtctgtgggaaccgGAAGATAATTGTTAGTGTTGATGGCGAGGACACGATCCAAGTGGTGGTTGCGTCCGTGGTGGTTGCGTCCGAGTCCATGACCGGGACGGCGCACGAACCCCCCAAGAAAACCGCGTTGGATCAGGTCCTCGATCTCCTTACGCAGGGCCCAGCACCCCTCCGTGTCGTGTCCGACGTCGCGGTGGAAGGCACAGTACCGGTCCTGGTTCCTTTTGTTCCGGGGCGTCCCCATCTTGGGTGGCCGATCTCCCAGCCCTTCCGCCTCCATAACGGCCAAGATCTGGGCTCTGGGCCGTGTTAGAGGGGTGTAGGTCTTCTCTGGAAGGGGCGGCGGAGCTGGGATCCTATCCTTAGAGAGGCGATCGAAGACGTTCTTCCTGACTTGGGCGTCCTTAGTTTCGGGGGGGTTTGCTCGTCCTTTCCTGTCCCCGAACTCCCGATCTGATTCCCGTTTCAGGCGGCCGGCCTCTTCTGCATTGGCGGCGGCGTGAGCCCGGGTCAAGAGCTCTCCCAGGTTCTTGGGAGGTTGTTCGACAAGCTTGTAATAGAGATCCTCTACCCTCAACCCATTCATGAAAGCGGCCATGACCACCTTCTCATCTTTGTCCCTGATCTGCAGGCTTTCCGTATTGAAGCGCGTCATGAAATTCTTCAGGGACTCATCCGGCTTCTGCTTGACGGCCATCAAGTGAGCCGCATTTTTCGAGTAGGTCTTCGAGGAGACGAACTGGGCAGCAAACTGCCTCGCCAGCTCGGTGAAATTCCGGATGGACCCCGGCGCTAAGCCCTGGAACCAGAGCCGAGCCTTACCCTTCAGGAACATGGGGAAGGCCTTGCAACGGAGTGCATCCGCGGCGGTCTGCAGGCGCATGTGCGTCATGAAGACCGAGAGGTGGTCTTCCGGATCCGCTGAGCCATCGTACAGCTCGATGTTCGGAATTTTAAACCTCCGAGGTAACGGGTAGTCCTCGACCTCCCGGGCGAAGGGCGAGGCTGCGTAGTAGTCCCCGTACGGTTGTGGTCGCAGGATCTGCTCGAGCTCATCCCGGACAGGCTGCCACTGGGGTGGATCACGCGGGCGACTCCTGACAGATCGGGCGGGGGAGCGTTCGAGCCCGTTTCGCGTAGGTCTCCGTGGGGAAGGGTCCCTTGGTCGGCTCCCCGCGGACCGGTCGTGGGAGTACCTCTCGCTGTCCCCGACCACCGAGGCTCGGGGACGAGGGGGGTCCGCGGCCGTTTCCTCCTAGGGGGCTGGTCCCGTGACTCATCCTCCGAAGGGTCGGGGATCGACTCCTTCTCATTCCCCTTCCCCTTGACCTTGGAAGTCGGTGCGCCGCCAGCCCCATCTCCCCCTTTAGCCTGCCGGATTATATCCTCCAGCATGGGGAGATTCTCTGTTACGAACTGGAGCATATGCCGTCTCCGTTCCCCAGAGAGGGCTGAGCCCCCAGCGCCCCCAGCCGCTTCGTTTTCCTCTCGGCGGGATCCCTCTCCGGCTCCGGGACCGGTGCTTTCAACGGTTCGCTTGGATCGTGTCCTCGCCATCAACACTAACAATTATCTTCCgattcccacagacggcgccaactgaagaagcacggaacttcccctgaccgagctgacctgatgagctcggGGTGCTGATGGAAGAGCTAGTTCCAAGCCTGCAAAACAAACGAAGGTGAACTGGTAGGGGGGCCCGAGGGTCGTCCCCGggggcactccgacggtcaagttagttctTTGCCGGTGGACGGAGTGTTTTAGAATAATGTATTGTCAGAGTAATCTACCAATAGTCAGCGTACCTTGTACCGTTGGTATGTACTACCATTTATACCCGTTTaggagtccgacctccgtacgcTCCGGGACTTGCCCTGGATAGCTCCCCATCCCCGCACGAAGGGGGACTCTCCCCGCCCTTCGCGGGGTAGCCATCGGGAGCCTCCCGGAGCCCTAATGGCCGCGCACCCTGGACTGGTTCCCCCTGGGCCCGAGGCGCCAGCCCAGCTCGGACCGcccctgggctgccacgtgtccAGGCCCAGGATGGGGCCTCTGCAAGTGGCATTCCATTTATATGGGTTCTTAGCTCAGATTCTATGGATGGATCTCAGTTGGAAGATCACTTTCCTGAGGGCGTCAAAGCATTACTAGGAGAAAGTGGCCTAATAGTCAAATGGGCACCTCAGAAAAAAGTTTTGGCACATAGCGCTGTGGGGGGATTTTGGAGCCACTGTGGCTCGAATTCAACAATAGAAAGCATCTGCGAAGGCGTTCCAATGATTTGCAGACCACATTTTGCAGACCAATCATCAAATGCAAGATACTTGACTTATGAATGGAAGGTAGGCCTGGAAATTGAGAATGTGCTGGATAGAGGGAGCATTGAGAAATCTATAAGACGACTAATGGTTGATGCAGAAGGCAAAGAATGTCAGTGATGAAAGATAAACTAGAAGCTGGTTTGCAGAAAGGTGGTTCTTCTTATGAGTCCTTGAATGACTTGACAGAGTTTATCTCCCAACTTCCAAGCATGGTTCAAGAAGTTAAAGTTGATGATCCAGCAACTTCAGTCAGTTAAAATTTAATCCAGTTTGAAGGGCTAAAAAATTTGGTTTAGTTCTTGGGTGCCCAAAGTGGCAGGCTGAATTTGCATATTAAGGTTTCATCTCGTCTCAACTTCTAATTTCAGAATCAAATTTGTTTTTGCTGCCTCCTTTGTTCccgtaattttgacattttggaaATGTGATATATAATCCGAGTTTTGTTCCTTTTAAAAGTGATGTAGCATTTGGTGTTTGCAGGTGCTGATGTGAGTTTGAGAATTATGTAGTTTTTTAATTGCATTTTGTGCTATTATGTAGTATGAGGATTATCAGGGGGCGAAAACTaacatttttaaatttttttatagcCTAtattaaagtttaaaaaaaatttgcatcCCCTCAGCTAACCATGGCTACGCCACTTATAAGATTGGCCACGATCAAAAAATGAGGAACAAAAGTCAACCGTTACCTTGTATGatattaggggtggcaattcgggtccaatcaggttggcgggtatcgttgacccgaacccgacccgtcaacccgtgacgggtcagTATATCTGACACGAACTCTAAAATTTTGGGTTGGCGGGTTGGCAGGTCGagccgaaatgacccgaaaattaattttaatttattaatttattactgtaaattctaataaaatcaatttctcacaaaattaattacatcatcaagtaataaaaatttaaataaataatttcaaaatcaaatctaaaataaattaaacaccgtaaaagtgttttattccaaaccaaatataaaataaattaaaacgaATTATATTATTTgttcaaatataataattttaacttcatacaaggtaaataaattcatttaggattaagtaattaatgcttttgaaaaaaaagaatgatttagtttagttagataaaataatttttatgtttattaaattatttttaatttgtaaacgggtcatatcgggtcatatcaggtcaccacgggttgacccgaaattgacctattttcttttcgggttcatcgggttcgaCCCGATTCTGATCCGAACCCCCAAAacttcaacccaaacccattaatttcgtgttaggttcgtgtcgtgttttcgggTCGTGTcagaaattgccacccctataTGATATATGTTACTATGTCtaactgaatttttttttgttttaagaatTTTCTGAGTATTTTAgcaatcatatatatatatataataaagtcgtattctcattcttatcctttcatgttttctctttcctacgtgGTTTAACGATACGGCAAGTAGTTTCCTAATAAGattcttaataaattttatataataaaatagtATCCTCATTCTTATCCTTTCATGTTTTGTCTTACCTACGTGACTTAACGAGACGGCAAGTAGTTTCCTAATAGGattcttaataaattttattattaagtgTGTTATCAAGATATAGTGCATAGCACGAAatttatggaaaagaaaaagttaattgaatccaataaaatttcacaaatttGAATTCATCGATTTCAATGATCTCTCTTCACAATGTCAAGTTTTTACATTCTTATCAGGTATGATGTAATAAGTTAATAGGGTAAATACTACTTTTATAAATAttacttttaattttatttatttgaaagTAGTGATTCCTAGATAACTATATGTGTTATACTTATTCATTTGTGTGTAATATAAATGTGTTTGGAAGACTTTCTAAAGTGGGACCAATTTATGAAATTTCGAAAGTAATGGAACTGTAAAAAAATGAGATATTGCAATTACTAATACAAGGTACTTTGTGATGccccccacttctccttaagGCGAATCAGAGGGTATCtgtgggacgcctgcccaattctcgtCAGGATTCAAGACAATATCCATTCAACCTTAACACAATACTAGTCGTTACCACGAAGTAAAGTAAGCAAATGCGAAAACGTTTGAACTTAACAATACATATATCAATGATTCAATTCTTACATCGGATttccaaaagttacatcaatacccaaaatatacaacacccAGATACATCAAATGTCCCAATCATACATTAGATccccaaaagtacaaccaagaAGAGGTCTGGCCCAAAATACAGTAGGAACCCTAAGCCAAAAGTACAAAAGGTGGTTTCTCCAAGTTCACTCCAAaaccaatcctgttaaggaaaacaaatctatagggtgagcaaaaacgctcgtgaggccaagaacacacatgcaagcacatagtccaagtaCCAATCCCAAATAACAGGTCAAATGATAAAGTgcgagtaattaacaatttcaATGAAatgtaaccagaaacaattcaaggatatggtagttctcaggagctaagttccacttgctttgcaaTTTCCATTCGTTTATCAtcccgtgatgactctccgtctACCGGGTcgatatttccaatccgtagatccCCAATTACTTCTCATGTCTGTCCACCGTacataccccaccgggcccgcacgacatttataaggcgatactcaacgagtatgccaagcaagatctctccaatagatcaaacttatcatgtgattctcatggctcaccgaggttcccgaccaaacccatgtcagctcgagttccaaggttggcctatgagtttgggcgtcccccatgtacatttaagtgtcgaggagattcactccagcgatggatgcagccatagcatactatttcaagTCAAGCAAGCATGTGATATATTCAAGCATTCATGTCATGTCCAAcaggtcattcatttcatgtcaAACAAGTTAATCATGAGTTATTGATTTCAAATGataacgagtgcgataaagtacacactcgactccagtttcaaaatctcaagtcatGGATACCAAGTAAGCATGTATCAaattcacaggagttcaagtaatcatgcacttgacactcaccaagtcaaccaaggagaaatgttacttgaagttcaagcgtccactgTAGGATCCTCTTAaaggtcctcgtgcgagcctgaacaattaatagtgaacaatcacttataaaccccaattataaAGAAAgattcactacaagaaaattgaaCATCAGTGACAAGGTGTTTTTgtcacaaaaaaatataaagttgtCAGTAATGACTTTTATTGACAAGTTTTAGATCGTCACAGAGTCGTCACTAAAtgcccgtcggtaaaagtatacaGTGATGACCTtaaaagt
This portion of the Coffea eugenioides isolate CCC68of chromosome 11, Ceug_1.0, whole genome shotgun sequence genome encodes:
- the LOC113752193 gene encoding UDP-glucose iridoid glucosyltransferase-like, whose product is MLQLGSILYSKGFSIVVPHSELRPPNPLNHPEFIFHLLSDGLSGYQASIDNLKHLVLAMNSNCRAPMQDYMVQLMEDQKLQGYPVSCIIYDSYLCFVDSVATHLKIPSIVLRPNMAASMLSRRYICQLQAENRIPFPESRLLDPVPELHPLRFKDLPYPITNEIPEWIMNFFASSVNIRSSVAIILNTTDCLEHLTLSRLQQRYKVPCFLQRPHPGPGHVTAQGRSELGWRLGPRGNQSRAAGLFCIGGGVSPGQELSQVLGRLFDKLVIEILYPQPIHESGHDHLLIFVPDLQAFRIEARHEILQGLIRLLLDGHQLEDHFPEGVKALLGESGLIVKWAPQKKVLAHSAVGGFWSHCGSNSTIESICEGVPMICRPHFADQSSNARYLTYEWKVGLEIENVLDRGSIEKSIRRLMVDAEGKECQ